In a genomic window of Flammeovirga agarivorans:
- a CDS encoding KTSC domain-containing protein, whose product MREILVEKIIPKKSSLIEFLIYDKQEHNLQVSYKRGKHAGKVITYKNFPQDSFDLVITSKSQGRALLRELKRYKKEQASFFSFFTNLFSNNKKVPY is encoded by the coding sequence ATGAGAGAAATACTTGTTGAAAAAATTATCCCTAAAAAATCATCGTTGATAGAATTTCTAATCTACGATAAACAAGAACATAATTTGCAAGTTTCCTATAAAAGAGGAAAACATGCGGGAAAAGTAATTACATATAAAAACTTTCCTCAAGATTCGTTTGATTTAGTGATCACTTCGAAATCTCAAGGAAGGGCTTTATTGCGTGAATTGAAAAGATACAAAAAGGAACAAGCATCGTTCTTCAGTTTCTTCACAAACCTATTTTCAAACAATAAAAAAGTTCCTTATTAG
- a CDS encoding SpoIIE family protein phosphatase, producing MLLFFVGPKVSTFGQWHKVEYNELKGMQNPLVKSITKDSLGFVWAATDGGVIRFDGKEFLQINENIPSEYIKHIFTTSTGVTLASSDLGVFKINTTAYQPTVETILKGDVYASDSLLWYPKYIYESISKDIWIADNHSIVQLDSSLAVKKRYQFFEKDIPTNFQRSFSIIEDNILGLYVLSEAGYIYHLNKRTYEFEEVMLLSELDRVNHAFFDDGIIYVSTQSGFLALQLNKSGDEILSQKVLINEFAPSWVTPLSNNEWLASTWNKGLYLINSSTKKLTYTKVDLVDQKVISSVYVDPSGEVWLSTDNGMILLREQYFEAPFSDLTANYIQDIQEMDGQMVFSDGRKVYFCKDDQVESEIEVPSNYGIVLRIQKVKGKYWFSTNIGFLLVYNSQHKLVDIIDSSFEGGAIYSFLEFNDEIWYLQDHAGVYRLNKNKEPISYGREKGVESKINILRVIDGELYAGGNSDEGYLFRYKPRIDRFKNVSYPLLFDKNIDVGVNDIIVDKDQFVLATNFGIAKVVKDTLILIEPENLPVGEVKAITTDPNYNDVLWISNARGIVRLQNWTDYLIFDELAGLPSKTMSYRTLFIRKNGQIWAGTASGLGISDKQIKLKATPKPVFTYIGNAIFMFLGKENPEISSSSYIDFQFASLSYPGNLIQYQYRYNNGDWLDIGWNNKHIISGLDIGEYDLEVKAKQIGGYDWSEPSKFHFNVTEKWYKTVYGILGLISLLGGIGFVAFKLYDEKVQYDKEVLEQIVKERTKQIESQNKILSNRELILKKQVDRFKKVNDKLQYQRNITHERLQYAKSLQSVVLPSAEKLNTFFNDSFLIFKPKEVVSGDFYWVKSFDENVLYLVLSDCIGHGMPGAIQALIGMESLGQIIDSPRKRTNEILEELDDKLSEKSSEDPTLVGMDIMILRIEKFKENVNLCFAGAKRPLFYFENNEFHEVKGTRRAIGNEPNHVKQKGFIEHTFIMPYGTQLYLTSNGYYDQFNNEKKRIGIVKFRKLLEEVAIDQSMEGQRKWLQDYLVMWKSSAEQIDDITVLGVKI from the coding sequence GTAGAAACAATATTGAAAGGTGATGTTTATGCATCTGACTCTTTGTTATGGTATCCAAAGTATATTTATGAAAGTATTTCAAAGGATATTTGGATAGCAGACAATCACTCTATAGTACAATTAGACTCTTCGTTAGCTGTTAAGAAAAGATACCAGTTTTTTGAAAAAGATATTCCTACAAATTTCCAAAGATCATTTTCCATTATAGAGGATAATATCTTAGGATTGTATGTGCTTTCTGAGGCGGGGTATATCTATCATCTTAACAAAAGGACTTACGAATTTGAAGAGGTGATGTTATTATCTGAATTGGATAGAGTAAACCATGCTTTTTTTGATGATGGTATAATCTATGTTTCAACACAGTCGGGCTTTTTAGCATTACAATTAAATAAGTCTGGAGATGAAATATTATCACAGAAGGTTCTAATTAATGAATTTGCACCTTCTTGGGTAACCCCATTGTCAAATAATGAATGGTTGGCCAGTACATGGAATAAAGGGTTGTATTTGATTAATTCATCTACCAAAAAGCTTACTTATACTAAAGTTGATTTGGTCGATCAAAAAGTAATCTCTTCTGTTTATGTAGATCCTAGTGGAGAAGTTTGGTTGTCTACAGATAATGGGATGATACTTTTGAGGGAACAATACTTCGAGGCTCCATTTAGTGATCTGACTGCAAACTATATACAAGATATTCAGGAAATGGACGGACAAATGGTTTTTTCTGATGGTCGTAAAGTATATTTCTGTAAGGATGATCAGGTAGAATCAGAAATAGAGGTTCCTTCTAATTATGGAATTGTTCTTAGAATTCAGAAAGTAAAAGGAAAATATTGGTTTTCAACGAATATTGGTTTTTTACTCGTGTATAATAGTCAACATAAGTTAGTGGATATTATAGATAGTTCTTTTGAAGGCGGTGCGATTTATAGCTTTTTGGAATTTAATGATGAAATTTGGTACCTACAGGATCATGCAGGAGTTTATCGCCTAAATAAAAATAAGGAACCAATAAGTTATGGAAGAGAGAAGGGGGTAGAAAGTAAAATTAATATTTTACGAGTGATTGATGGAGAACTTTACGCAGGTGGTAATAGTGATGAAGGCTACCTTTTTAGATATAAACCAAGGATTGATCGTTTTAAAAATGTAAGCTACCCTTTGCTGTTCGATAAAAATATTGATGTTGGTGTAAACGATATTATTGTAGATAAGGATCAGTTTGTATTGGCTACTAATTTTGGTATTGCAAAAGTAGTGAAGGATACATTAATATTAATTGAACCTGAAAATTTACCTGTGGGTGAAGTGAAAGCGATCACAACAGACCCTAATTACAATGATGTACTTTGGATTTCTAATGCCAGAGGGATCGTTCGTCTGCAGAATTGGACAGATTATCTAATTTTTGATGAATTAGCAGGTTTACCTAGTAAAACGATGAGTTATCGTACGTTATTCATTCGAAAGAATGGACAAATTTGGGCAGGTACAGCTTCAGGTTTGGGAATCTCTGATAAACAGATAAAATTAAAGGCAACACCTAAACCTGTGTTTACTTATATCGGTAACGCTATTTTTATGTTTCTAGGAAAAGAAAACCCTGAAATATCTTCTTCTTCTTATATCGATTTTCAATTTGCCAGTTTGTCTTACCCAGGTAATCTTATTCAATACCAGTACCGATATAATAACGGTGATTGGTTGGATATTGGTTGGAATAACAAGCATATCATCTCTGGATTAGATATTGGAGAGTATGATCTAGAAGTAAAGGCAAAGCAAATTGGTGGATATGATTGGAGTGAACCTTCAAAGTTCCATTTCAACGTAACAGAAAAATGGTATAAAACAGTTTATGGGATTTTAGGGCTGATTTCTTTATTAGGAGGAATCGGTTTTGTTGCTTTTAAACTTTACGATGAAAAAGTACAATATGATAAGGAAGTACTGGAACAAATTGTAAAGGAAAGAACCAAACAAATCGAAAGTCAGAATAAAATTTTATCTAACAGAGAATTGATATTAAAGAAGCAAGTAGACAGGTTTAAGAAGGTCAACGATAAGCTTCAATACCAAAGAAATATCACTCATGAACGTTTACAATATGCTAAATCATTGCAGTCTGTTGTATTACCGTCTGCAGAAAAGCTAAATACATTTTTTAATGACTCATTCTTGATCTTTAAGCCTAAAGAAGTGGTGTCTGGCGATTTCTATTGGGTGAAATCTTTTGATGAGAATGTGTTGTATTTAGTATTATCAGACTGTATTGGTCATGGTATGCCTGGAGCTATACAAGCTTTGATCGGTATGGAATCATTAGGTCAAATTATCGATTCTCCTAGAAAAAGAACCAATGAGATCTTAGAAGAGTTAGATGATAAACTCAGTGAAAAGTCTAGCGAAGATCCAACATTGGTAGGTATGGATATTATGATCTTAAGAATTGAGAAATTCAAAGAAAATGTAAATCTATGCTTCGCGGGTGCCAAAAGACCGCTATTCTATTTTGAAAACAATGAATTCCACGAGGTAAAAGGAACCCGTAGGGCAATAGGTAACGAACCCAATCATGTAAAACAAAAAGGGTTTATTGAACATACCTTTATCATGCCATATGGAACACAATTGTACCTGACATCAAATGGCTATTACGACCAATTCAATAATGAGAAAAAACGTATTGGGATTGTGAAGTTTAGAAAATTGTTAGAAGAAGTAGCCATTGACCAATCTATGGAAGGTCAAAGAAAATGGTTACAAGATTATCTTGTAATGTGGAAATCCTCTGCAGAGCAGATAGACGATATCACAGTATTAGGAGTAAAAATATAA
- a CDS encoding sigma-70 family RNA polymerase sigma factor: MTVIEFNHKLQYLIPALEPFAIKLTKDSANAKDLIQETMLKAFSNKDKFMAGTNMKAWVFTIMRNTFLTNYQKSARQKTFIDTSDNLHFINSTNVKHENSAYSKFAMDDINEAIENLDDTYSEPFMMYFRGFKYHEISDRLSIPIGTVKNRIFLARKELKQVLSIYADKY, translated from the coding sequence ATGACAGTTATAGAATTCAATCACAAACTACAGTATTTGATACCAGCTCTAGAGCCATTTGCAATCAAATTGACTAAAGACTCAGCAAATGCAAAAGACCTTATTCAAGAAACTATGCTGAAAGCATTCTCGAATAAGGACAAGTTTATGGCAGGTACAAACATGAAAGCGTGGGTATTTACGATTATGAGAAACACGTTCTTAACGAACTACCAAAAATCAGCTCGTCAAAAAACTTTTATCGACACATCAGACAACTTACATTTCATCAATAGCACTAATGTAAAGCATGAAAATTCTGCTTACTCAAAATTTGCAATGGATGACATCAACGAGGCAATTGAAAATCTTGATGACACATACAGTGAGCCATTTATGATGTACTTTAGAGGTTTTAAATACCACGAGATCTCAGATCGTTTAAGTATTCCAATTGGTACTGTAAAAAACAGAATCTTTTTAGCGAGAAAAGAGTTAAAACAAGTTTTGTCTATTTACGCTGACAAATATTAG
- a CDS encoding NFACT RNA binding domain-containing protein, which translates to MFNNYYFLRQLSRSLKERLVGMTLGACFSQSKDELMIGFYKGGREQWIRASLIPNFNLLTFPLDYQRKKVNSIDLFKDAIDEEVTDIIQYENERAFLIQLTSGWGLLFKMYGNRSNILLTHEGEVHAVFQKRHIEDQNMDISSLDRELNQTKEGFFENGLRGSFPTLGREVQGYLDTKGFEVQDQEAQWNLLSSMLNKLEQPNYYVEEKDDQVQFLLFKLDDATTLFETSDPIEAANEFYFRFSKRYFVEREKGPLIKEIDKRLKQSKGYLKKNYARYEELTENARFEEIANIIMANLHAIPPRTKKVKLFDFYKDEEISVKLNETLTPQKNAETYYRKAKNQKLEVKNLEANIQQKEGEMEELKKHRDALNDLEMVREIRKYIKTNNLQKLQKNEPVFPFRKFEYKGFEIWVGKNAVNNDLLTQRFAHKRDLWLHARDVAGSHVVVKWKSKQPNFPVDVIEKAASIAAYYSQRKTDTLCPVIYTPKKFVRKRKGDPAGLVVVDKEKVVLIEPAPFSETLT; encoded by the coding sequence ATGTTCAACAACTATTATTTTTTAAGACAACTCAGTCGTTCGTTAAAAGAACGTTTAGTGGGGATGACTTTAGGGGCTTGTTTTAGCCAAAGTAAAGACGAATTGATGATTGGCTTTTATAAAGGTGGTCGAGAACAATGGATCAGAGCTTCATTAATTCCAAATTTTAATCTACTTACGTTTCCTCTTGATTATCAGAGAAAGAAAGTAAATAGTATAGATCTTTTTAAAGATGCTATTGATGAAGAAGTGACTGATATTATACAATATGAAAACGAAAGAGCATTCCTAATTCAGCTGACATCAGGATGGGGGTTGTTGTTTAAAATGTATGGTAACAGATCAAATATTCTATTAACTCATGAAGGAGAAGTACATGCTGTTTTTCAGAAAAGACATATTGAAGATCAGAACATGGATATCTCTTCTTTGGATAGAGAATTGAATCAAACAAAAGAAGGATTTTTTGAAAATGGATTGAGAGGTAGTTTTCCTACTCTAGGTAGGGAAGTGCAAGGATATTTAGATACAAAAGGTTTTGAGGTACAGGATCAAGAAGCTCAATGGAACTTGTTGTCTTCGATGTTAAATAAGTTGGAACAACCTAATTATTATGTCGAAGAAAAAGACGATCAAGTACAGTTTCTTCTATTTAAATTAGACGATGCTACAACTTTATTTGAAACATCAGATCCAATTGAAGCCGCAAATGAATTTTATTTCCGTTTTTCAAAACGCTACTTTGTTGAAAGAGAAAAAGGTCCTTTAATCAAAGAGATTGATAAAAGATTAAAACAATCTAAAGGGTACTTGAAGAAGAATTACGCCAGGTATGAAGAATTAACTGAAAATGCCAGGTTTGAAGAAATTGCCAATATTATTATGGCTAATCTTCATGCAATTCCTCCAAGGACAAAAAAGGTGAAACTCTTTGACTTTTATAAAGATGAAGAAATTTCTGTAAAGCTGAATGAAACACTGACTCCTCAGAAAAATGCTGAGACGTATTATCGTAAAGCCAAAAACCAGAAGCTTGAGGTAAAAAATCTTGAGGCAAATATTCAGCAGAAAGAAGGAGAAATGGAAGAGCTGAAAAAGCATAGAGATGCCTTGAATGATTTAGAGATGGTGCGCGAAATTCGTAAATACATCAAAACAAATAACCTTCAAAAGCTTCAAAAGAATGAGCCAGTTTTCCCATTTAGAAAATTTGAATACAAAGGATTTGAAATTTGGGTGGGTAAAAATGCCGTAAATAATGATTTACTAACTCAACGTTTTGCACATAAAAGAGACTTGTGGTTACATGCAAGAGATGTGGCAGGATCTCATGTTGTGGTGAAGTGGAAATCAAAACAGCCCAACTTCCCGGTAGATGTAATTGAAAAAGCAGCTTCAATCGCAGCATATTATTCTCAAAGAAAAACAGATACGCTTTGTCCTGTGATTTATACTCCTAAAAAATTTGTACGTAAGCGAAAAGGAGATCCAGCAGGATTAGTAGTTGTGGATAAAGAAAAGGTGGTTTTAATAGAGCCAGCTCCTTTTTCAGAGACTTTAACTTAA
- a CDS encoding 3-deoxy-D-manno-octulosonic acid transferase, translating to MMEETLYNLGTTAFSGAMKLASYLHPKAKLFVEGRKNLLEKVESDFANNNSTVAWFHCASLGEFEQGRPVIEEYKTQFPTHKVVLTFFSPSGYEVQKDYDSADFIYYLPLDKPQNTKRFVDAIQPKIAFFVKYEFWHNYLKALKAINATVVSFSTIFRKDQAFFKNKDGFQQNMLKQFDYFFTQDQNSYDLLSSINIDNKEVAGDTRFDRVAEICNHPKQIPLAEQFSKDATTLVVGSSWPRDIEALRLVASELEDIKIIVAPHEISDKKINHIKDTFSTRKAILFSEATEQNIIDKNLFIIDNVGMLSSLYQFADFAFVGGAFKEGLHNILEPATFGIPIVIGKEFKKFNEAIELVKRKGTFSITDVNSCLSIFNKLNSDLEFRKKSGKITKGYVQENLGSTEKIITYCKKQLQ from the coding sequence ATGATGGAAGAAACATTATACAATCTCGGAACAACGGCGTTTTCTGGAGCAATGAAACTTGCTTCCTATTTACATCCAAAAGCCAAATTATTTGTCGAAGGAAGAAAAAATTTATTAGAAAAAGTTGAATCTGATTTCGCAAATAACAACAGTACGGTCGCATGGTTTCACTGTGCATCCCTAGGCGAATTTGAGCAAGGCCGTCCTGTTATTGAAGAATATAAGACACAATTTCCAACTCATAAAGTCGTATTGACTTTCTTCTCACCAAGTGGGTATGAAGTACAAAAAGATTACGATAGCGCTGATTTTATATATTATCTACCACTCGACAAACCACAGAATACCAAAAGGTTTGTTGATGCTATTCAACCAAAAATAGCCTTCTTTGTCAAATACGAATTTTGGCACAATTACTTAAAAGCGCTTAAAGCTATAAATGCAACTGTAGTATCCTTCTCGACAATATTCAGAAAAGATCAAGCTTTCTTTAAAAATAAAGATGGGTTTCAACAAAATATGTTGAAGCAATTTGATTACTTCTTCACACAAGATCAAAATTCTTATGACCTTCTATCTTCTATTAACATTGATAATAAAGAGGTTGCAGGTGATACTAGATTTGATAGGGTAGCTGAGATTTGTAATCATCCAAAACAAATACCATTAGCTGAACAATTCTCTAAAGACGCTACTACTTTAGTTGTAGGAAGCAGTTGGCCTAGAGATATTGAAGCATTACGCCTTGTCGCATCTGAATTGGAGGATATAAAAATTATCGTTGCCCCGCATGAAATTTCAGATAAAAAAATTAATCACATAAAAGATACTTTTTCTACTAGAAAAGCTATTCTTTTTTCTGAAGCAACCGAACAAAACATAATTGACAAAAACCTATTCATTATTGACAATGTAGGTATGCTGTCTTCTCTTTACCAATTTGCTGATTTTGCCTTTGTAGGAGGTGCTTTTAAAGAAGGACTTCATAATATTCTTGAACCAGCTACATTTGGGATTCCTATCGTTATTGGTAAAGAATTCAAGAAGTTTAATGAAGCTATTGAATTAGTAAAACGTAAAGGCACATTCAGTATTACAGACGTAAACTCCTGTCTATCAATATTCAACAAACTAAACTCTGATCTTGAGTTCAGAAAAAAATCAGGTAAAATCACAAAAGGTTATGTACAAGAAAACCTAGGAAGTACTGAAAAAATCATCACATACTGTAAAAAACAACTTCAGTAA
- the rsgA gene encoding ribosome small subunit-dependent GTPase A — protein sequence MKKSGSKKKKSTPKVSQADLKVGIITKSTGLWYSIEDRDTHKFYKGRLRGKLKLKGLKVTNPVAVGDYVHYSLEDEVENTVIIHEILDRKNIILRQSTRKKWHGHIIAANIDQAILIATLALPKTSLGFIDRFLVAAESYNVPTYIVFNKDDLLEDEDREYLEYLKQIYEPLGYKCLRISVLEDKNLDELTEIIEGKTSLLVGHSGVGKSTLLNKLASNVQQKTDEISLFAMKGKHTTTFAEMFELEKHDGHLIDTPGIKELGIMSIEENEIGHFFPEIREAMHDCKYHNCTHTHEPNCNVRLLVDEGKIATSRYLSYLSMLEGDDNRK from the coding sequence ATGAAAAAAAGCGGATCAAAAAAGAAAAAGAGTACACCAAAAGTATCACAAGCAGACCTTAAGGTTGGCATCATTACAAAGTCTACTGGGTTATGGTACTCTATTGAAGATCGCGATACTCATAAGTTTTACAAAGGTAGATTAAGAGGTAAACTGAAATTAAAAGGTTTAAAAGTAACTAACCCCGTTGCTGTAGGAGATTATGTTCACTATTCTCTTGAAGATGAAGTAGAAAACACTGTTATTATCCATGAAATATTGGATCGTAAAAACATTATTTTACGTCAGTCTACAAGAAAAAAATGGCATGGGCATATCATTGCAGCAAATATCGATCAAGCAATATTAATTGCAACTTTAGCACTTCCAAAAACCTCGCTAGGCTTTATTGACCGCTTTTTGGTAGCTGCTGAATCATACAATGTGCCTACTTACATTGTCTTTAACAAAGATGATTTATTAGAAGACGAGGACCGCGAATACTTAGAGTACCTCAAACAAATTTACGAACCACTAGGATATAAGTGTCTGCGTATTTCAGTATTAGAGGACAAGAACCTCGATGAATTAACTGAAATTATCGAAGGTAAAACATCACTTTTAGTAGGACACTCAGGTGTCGGTAAGTCGACTCTTCTGAATAAGTTGGCATCAAATGTGCAACAAAAAACAGACGAGATATCTTTATTTGCAATGAAAGGTAAACACACGACTACTTTTGCCGAAATGTTTGAATTAGAAAAACATGACGGGCATTTAATTGATACTCCTGGAATTAAAGAATTAGGTATTATGAGCATTGAGGAAAATGAAATCGGACACTTTTTTCCGGAAATCAGAGAAGCAATGCATGATTGTAAATATCACAATTGCACCCATACTCATGAACCAAACTGTAATGTAAGACTACTTGTTGATGAAGGAAAAATAGCTACATCACGATATTTAAGCTATTTAAGTATGTTAGAGGGCGACGACAACAGAAAATAA
- a CDS encoding zinc dependent phospholipase C family protein, whose amino-acid sequence MFILFINSLFWGFFGHQTINSQATMLLPDELFLFFKTHITDIQKGAIRPDQRRRLLDEEGAKHYIDVELYDSMFKQTPIYFDDALIKYSNDTLLKRGTSPWNIFMYKQMLTKAFQEKDPYKVIKYAAEVGHYYADLHVPLHTTENYNGQLTNQLGIHAFWETVLPERYYDEYSLQTHEPEYVTHFMDTLWSVMNESHDLVKVVLSEEKRISQLLPNQSKLVLRRRGASLQLLPTDEYALLYHEAVGEMVSHRMSLAIQRIANLWFTCWVDAGQPDLMELPYQPPKRKKKHKGI is encoded by the coding sequence ATGTTTATTTTGTTTATTAATTCTCTCTTTTGGGGATTTTTTGGTCATCAAACAATTAACAGTCAAGCTACTATGTTATTACCTGATGAATTGTTTCTGTTTTTCAAAACTCATATTACTGATATTCAAAAAGGGGCGATACGCCCTGATCAAAGGAGAAGGTTGTTAGATGAGGAAGGAGCAAAACATTATATAGATGTTGAGCTTTATGATTCAATGTTTAAACAAACTCCTATTTATTTTGATGATGCATTAATCAAGTATTCTAATGATACTTTATTGAAAAGAGGAACTTCGCCTTGGAATATCTTTATGTATAAGCAGATGTTGACAAAGGCGTTTCAAGAAAAAGATCCCTATAAAGTTATTAAGTATGCTGCTGAAGTAGGACATTACTATGCAGATCTACATGTTCCATTACACACTACTGAAAATTATAATGGTCAACTAACTAACCAATTGGGAATTCATGCCTTTTGGGAAACAGTTTTACCTGAGAGGTATTATGATGAATACAGTTTGCAAACACATGAACCAGAATACGTCACACATTTTATGGATACCTTATGGAGTGTGATGAATGAATCTCATGATTTAGTAAAGGTGGTGTTATCTGAGGAAAAACGTATTTCACAACTGTTGCCTAATCAGAGTAAATTAGTTTTGAGAAGAAGAGGGGCAAGTCTTCAACTTTTACCTACTGATGAATATGCTTTGTTATATCATGAAGCAGTCGGGGAAATGGTTTCGCATAGAATGAGTTTAGCTATACAAAGGATTGCAAACCTATGGTTTACTTGCTGGGTAGATGCAGGACAACCTGATTTGATGGAATTACCTTATCAACCTCCGAAAAGAAAAAAGAAACATAAAGGAATCTAA